Within Gammaproteobacteria bacterium, the genomic segment CGGCACCCTGCGCCGCCTGGGCGATCTCAGCGATCTGCTGGCCGGGGTCGAGGAAAGCGTGGATCTGGTCGCCCTGCTGGGCGATGTGGTCCACGATGCCGACAAGCTGTCGGTCGGCAAGGCGCTGCAGATGATGAAGAGTGCGGAGCAGGCGTTCGAGGATGCCCAGCACGCCGGGGATCATCAGGATTACGGCGGCTGGCGCGGCCTGTTGCACCTGATGTCCGACAAGGATGTGCAGAAGGGACTGCGCCTGATCTCGATCCTGCCCGGCTATCTGGAAAAGCGCATCGAACAGGCGCAGGCCGCCTGAGCCGGCTGCAGGGCGTTATCTGCCCGCCGCGCGGCGCACCGGTGCGAAGCTGAGCCGGTGGCAGGGGCTGGGGCCGTGGCGGCCCAGGGCCTCGATGTGGGCGGCGGTCGGATAGCCCTTGTGCCTGGCGAAGCCGTATTCGGGATGCCGGCCGTCGAGCTCCAGCATGTAGCGGTCGCGGGCGACCTTGGCCAGGATGGAGGCGGCGCTGATGGCCGCTTCGGTGGAGTCGCCGCCGACGATGGCGCGCGTCTCGCAGGGCAGATCCGGGCAGCGGTTGCCGTCCACCAGCGCCAGTCCGGGCGCGACCTTCAGTTCGGCCACGGCCCGCTGCATCGCCAGCATGCTGGCGTGCAGGATGTTGATCTCGTCGATCTCGCGTTCGTCGGCAAAGCCCAGGCCCCAGGCCAGGGCCTTTTGCTCGATCTCGGCGGCCAGGCGTTCGCGGCGGCGTTCGCTGAGCTTTTTGGAATCCGCCAGCCCCTCGATGGGTGCGTCCGGATCGAGAATGACCGCTCCGGCGACGACCGGGCCCGCCAGCGGCCCCCTGCCCGCTTCGTCGACTCCCGCGACCAGTCGAGGCGAGGAAAAGGCGAGTTCGATCTGGGGCGGGTCGGTGTGCGTCATCGCGGCATGATAGACCAAGGCGCCTGCGGCGTCCTCTCTTGCGCCGTTGAGTATGTTAGGCTTAGCCGCCATTCAGCATGGACCGGATTCAAAGCCTGATGACTGCACTTCGATGCGCCGTGGTCGGCGTAGGTTACCTCGGCAAATTCCACGCCCAGAAATACGCCGCCGCCCCCGATGCCGAACTGGTCGCGGTGGTCGACGCAGACCCGGAAAGCGCGCAGCGCGTAGCCACCGAGAATGGCTGTCAGGCCCTGACCGATTACCATGAACTGCTCGGCAAGGTGGATGCGGTGAGCATCGCCGTGCCGACCACCCTGCACCACCAGGTCGCCAGGGATTTCCTGCAGGCGGGCGCACACGTGCTGGTCGAGAAACCGATTACCGTGACTCCCGAGGAAGCCGGCGAGCTGGTCGATATCGCGGCGCAGAAAAACTTGGTGCTGCAGGTCGGCCATCTCGAGCGTTTCAACGCGGCCATCCTCGGCCTGGGCGACCGGTTGGCCGAACCCATGTTCATCGAGTCGCACCGCCTGGCGCCGTTCAAGCCGCGCGCGACCGACGTGAACGTGGTGCTGGATCTGATGATCCACGACATCGACATCATCCTGGATATCGTGAAGTCCGAGGTGGTCAACATCGCGGCCAGCGGCGCGCAGGTGCTGTCCAGCGACATCGATATCGCCAACGCCCGCCTGGAATTCGCCAACGGCTGCGTGGCCAACGTCACGGCCAGCCGCATCAGCATGAAGATGGAACGCAAGATGCGCCTGTTCCAGCGCGATGCGTACATCGCCATCGATTTCCAGAACAAGGGCCTGACCATCCACCGCAAGGGTGAGGGCGAGATGTTCCCCGGCGTGCCGGAGATCAAGAGCGAAGAGACCTTTTACGAAGAGAGCGACGCGCTGAACAGCGAGATTCTCGCCTTCCTGAACGCCATCAGGACCGGCACCCCACCGCCGGTGAGCGGGGAGGACGGCAAGCGTGCGCTGGAAACTGCGATGCGTATCACCGACCTGCTCGCGCAATCCCCCAACAGTCTCAACTGATTCCAACTTTATATAGAGGTTACAGCCATGATCCCCATGGTCGATCTCAAACAGCAGTACCACGAGCTCAAGGCCCAGATCGACGCCGGCATACTGGAGGCGTTGGAGAACACCCACTTTATCCTCGGGCCGAACGTACAGGAATTCGAGAACGAAACCGCCGCCTACCTGGGTGTGAATCACGCCGTGAGCTGCGCCTCCGGCACCGACGCCCTGCACCTGGCGCTGGTGGCGCTGGGCGTGGGCCCGGGCGACGAGGTGATCACCACGCCGTTCACCTTCATCGCCACCGC encodes:
- a CDS encoding DUF1641 domain-containing protein — protein: LMVKWRAVSAFIDQHLAGDLAALAVQLTEFVQQNETDAALGDLLTTLGKLHRNGTLRRLGDLSDLLAGVEESVDLVALLGDVVHDADKLSVGKALQMMKSAEQAFEDAQHAGDHQDYGGWRGLLHLMSDKDVQKGLRLISILPGYLEKRIEQAQAA
- the rnhB gene encoding ribonuclease HII; translation: MTHTDPPQIELAFSSPRLVAGVDEAGRGPLAGPVVAGAVILDPDAPIEGLADSKKLSERRRERLAAEIEQKALAWGLGFADEREIDEINILHASMLAMQRAVAELKVAPGLALVDGNRCPDLPCETRAIVGGDSTEAAISAASILAKVARDRYMLELDGRHPEYGFARHKGYPTAAHIEALGRHGPSPCHRLSFAPVRRAAGR
- a CDS encoding Gfo/Idh/MocA family oxidoreductase yields the protein MTALRCAVVGVGYLGKFHAQKYAAAPDAELVAVVDADPESAQRVATENGCQALTDYHELLGKVDAVSIAVPTTLHHQVARDFLQAGAHVLVEKPITVTPEEAGELVDIAAQKNLVLQVGHLERFNAAILGLGDRLAEPMFIESHRLAPFKPRATDVNVVLDLMIHDIDIILDIVKSEVVNIAASGAQVLSSDIDIANARLEFANGCVANVTASRISMKMERKMRLFQRDAYIAIDFQNKGLTIHRKGEGEMFPGVPEIKSEETFYEESDALNSEILAFLNAIRTGTPPPVSGEDGKRALETAMRITDLLAQSPNSLN